The following coding sequences lie in one Melopsittacus undulatus isolate bMelUnd1 chromosome 9, bMelUnd1.mat.Z, whole genome shotgun sequence genomic window:
- the SNX33 gene encoding sorting nexin-33, which translates to MALKARALYNFQSENKEEISIQENEELVIFSENSLDGWLQGQNSRGETGLFPASYVEILRSRSGSNYTDYSSSPAGSPGHDSFYTAPSNPSIPYQGSFEDDDDDDWDDWDDACTVVEEPRSAPGTNGHPSPSLQYPPAYGHDQHAGYRPKPALERQDSMSSSKRGSVVGRNLNRFSCFVRSGVEAFILGDVPLMSKIAEVYCIEMGSKGPQWRANPHPFICSVEDPTKQTKFKGIKSYISYKLTPSNINSPVYRRYKHFDWLYNRLLHKFTVISVPHLPEKQATGRFEEDFIEKRKRRLILWMDHMTSHPVLSQYEGFQHFLCCRDEKQWKLGKRRAEKDEMVGASFLLTIQIPTEHQDLQDVEDRVDAFKAFSKKMDDSVLQLTNVASELVRKHVGGFRKEFQKLGNAFQAISHSFHMDPPYSLDALNNAISHTGKTYETVGEMFAEQPKNDLFLMLDTLSLYQGLLSNFPDIIHLQKGAFAKVKESQRMSDEGRMDQEEADGIRKRCRVVGFALQAEMNHFHERRVADFKRMMQSYLKQQIIFYQRVSQQLEKTLRMYDNL; encoded by the exons ATGGCGTTGAAAGCCAGAGCGCTTTACAACTTCCAGAGCGAAAACAAAgaggagatcagcatccaggagaACGAGGAGCTCGTCATCTTCAGCGAGAACTCCCTGGATGGGTGGTTACAGGGTCAGAACAGCCGTGGGGAGACCGGCCTCTTCCCAGCCTCCTATGTTGAAATCCTCCGCTCCCGGTCAGGCTCCAACTACACGGATTACTCCAGCAGCCCGGCCGGCTCCCCTGGGCACGACTCCTTCTACACAGCTCCCTCCAACCCCAGCATCCCCTACCAGGGCAGTtttgaggatgatgatgatgacgacTGGGATGACTGGGACGATGCGTGCACGGTGGTGGAGGAGCCCCGGAGTGCGCCAGGCACCAATGGGCATCCATCGCCCAGCCTGCAGTACCCACCAGCCTATGGGCATGACCAGCACGCCGGTTACCGTCCCAAGCCGGCACTGGAGCGTCAGGACAGCATGAGCTCCTCCAAGAGGGGCAGCGTGGTGGGGAGGAACCTCAACCGCTTCTCCTGCTTCGTCCGCTCGGGGGTGGAAGCCTTCATCCTAGGGGACGTGCCCCTCATGTCCAAGATCGCCGAGGTGTACTGCATCGAGATGGGCTCCAAAGGCCCCCAGTGGAGGGCCAACCCTCACCCCTTCATCTGTTCCGTGGAGGACCCAACCAAGCAAACCAAGTTCAAGGGCATCAAGAGCTACATCTCCTACAAGCTGACCCCCAGCAACATCAACTCGCCCGTGTACCGGCGGTACAAGCACTTTGACTGGCTCTACAACCGCCTCCTGCACAAGTTCACGGTCATCTCGGTGCCCCACCTGCCCGAGAAGCAGGCCACCGGGCGCTTCGAGGAGGACTTCATTGAGAAGCGCAAGCGGCGGCTCATCCTCTGGATGGACCACATGACCAGCCATCCCGTCCTCTCCCAGTACGAGGGCTTCCAGCACTTCCTCTGCTGCCGCGACGAGAAGCAGTGGAAGCTGGGCAAGCGGCGGGCGGAGAAGGATGAGATGGTGGGTGCCAGCTTCCTCCTCACCATCCAGATCCCCACGGAGCACCAGGACCTGCAGGACGTGGAGGACCGCGTGGATGCCTTCAAGGCCTTCAGCAAGAAGATGGACGACAGCGTCCTGCAATTGACCAATGTGGCCTCAGAGCTGGTGCGCAAGCACGTGGGGGGCTTCCGGAAGGAATTCCAGAAGCTGGGCAATGCCTTCCAAGCTATCAGCCACTCCTTCCACATGGACCCGCCTTACAGCTTGGACGCCCTCAACAATGCCATCTCCCACACGGGCAAGACATATGAGACCGTGGGGGAGATGTTCGCTGAGCAGCCCAAGAATGACCTGTTCCTCATGCTGGACACTCTCTCTTTGTACCAAGGGCTCCTCTCCAACTTCCCAGACATCATCCACCTCCAGAAAG GCGCCTTCGCAAAGGTGAAGGAGAGCCAGCGGATGAGCGATGAGGGCCGGATGGACCAGGAGGAGGCGGACGGGATCCGCAAGCGCTGCCGCGTGGTGGGCTTCGCGCTGCAGGCCGAGATGAACCACTTCCACGAGCGGCGCGTGGCTGACTTCAAGAGGATGATGCAGTCCTACCTGAAGCAGCAGATCATCTTCTACCAGCGCGTcagccagcagctggagaagacGTTGCGCATGTACGACAACCTCTAA